Below is a genomic region from Burkholderia pseudomultivorans.
TGGTCCGTGCGACGGCGGCTGCTTAAGATCGGCACGCGACGCCTTCCGCCGGCGCTGCGCTGGCCGCTTGCCGTTTGCGGCTCGCTGCACGGAACGAACGATCGCGACGCGCCGACAGAATCGACCCAACAAGGCAAGGAGACATCATGCAGATCACGCTGGACGGCAAGCTTGCCGTCGTAACGGGCGCCGCGCAGGGCATCGGCCATGCGATCGCGAAGCGGCTCGCGCAGTGCGGCGCCGAGGTTGTCGTCAACGATCTCGACGAGCGGCGGATCGCAACCGCCGTCGACGCGATCCGGGCCGCGATTCCCGGTGCAACGGTGCGCGGCGCGGCCGCCGACCTGTCGTCCGCCGCCGGCTGCAACCGCCTCGTCGAACAGGTGCCCGACTGCGACATTCTCGTGAACAACGCGGCGATCTACGAGACCGCCGATTTCTTCGAAATCCCGGACGCGACCTGGCAGAAGTACCTCGATCTCAACATCATGTCCGGCGTCCGGCTGGCGCGGGCGTACCTGCCTAACATGGGCGCGCGCGACTGGGGACGCGTCGTGTTCATCAGTTCCGAGTGCGGGATCAGCACGCCGCCCGACATGCTGCATTACGCGGTGACCAAGACGGCGCTGCTCGGCCTGTCGCGCGGCCTCGCGAAACGCATGTCTGGAACGGGCGTCACGGTCA
It encodes:
- a CDS encoding SDR family NAD(P)-dependent oxidoreductase, giving the protein MQITLDGKLAVVTGAAQGIGHAIAKRLAQCGAEVVVNDLDERRIATAVDAIRAAIPGATVRGAAADLSSAAGCNRLVEQVPDCDILVNNAAIYETADFFEIPDATWQKYLDLNIMSGVRLARAYLPNMGARDWGRVVFISSECGISTPPDMLHYAVTKTALLGLSRGLAKRMSGTGVTVNAVLPGPTLSEGVVDFLEAEIRRTGKTIEEQGAELVKALRPSSITRRFASVDEVANLVLYTCSPLASATTGAALRADGGVADTPI